A region of uncultured Carboxylicivirga sp. DNA encodes the following proteins:
- a CDS encoding zinc metallopeptidase has translation MFTSPLLFIFLFFLIVSWIVSSRLKSKFKAYSKVPINYGMTGAEVAQKMLRDNGLMNIQINAVQGTLSDHYNPTNRTINLSPDVYHGRSVAAAAVAAHETGHAIQHANSYSLLSFRSALVPLQNVSARILNFIFIAMFFGAFALPGLLPFDLALQIIIVCYGIFTLAAFVTLPVEIDASRRALAWLNNAGITSHDTYGKAKDALKWAAYTYVVAALSALATLLYYVMIFLGNRD, from the coding sequence ATGTTCACAAGTCCGTTATTATTTATATTTCTGTTTTTTCTAATTGTGAGCTGGATTGTTAGCTCAAGACTGAAAAGTAAGTTCAAAGCATATTCGAAAGTGCCTATCAATTATGGAATGACAGGCGCAGAAGTGGCTCAAAAGATGCTTAGAGACAATGGTCTGATGAATATTCAGATCAATGCTGTTCAAGGTACCTTAAGTGATCATTATAATCCAACTAACCGAACCATTAATTTAAGTCCTGATGTATATCATGGACGAAGCGTGGCTGCAGCAGCAGTGGCGGCTCATGAAACAGGTCATGCTATTCAGCATGCCAATAGTTACAGCCTGCTTAGTTTCAGGTCAGCGTTAGTGCCATTGCAAAATGTAAGTGCGCGAATTCTTAATTTTATCTTTATCGCAATGTTTTTTGGTGCATTTGCATTGCCTGGCTTATTACCTTTTGATTTGGCATTACAAATCATCATCGTGTGTTACGGTATCTTTACTTTAGCAGCGTTCGTTACTTTGCCTGTAGAAATAGATGCAAGCAGGAGAGCTTTAGCCTGGTTAAACAATGCTGGTATTACTTCGCACGACACTTATGGAAAAGCTAAAGATGCATTGAAATGGGCTGCATACACCTATGTTGTTGCTGCACTTTCAGCATTGGCTACATTACTTTACTATGTAATGATCTTTTTAGGAAACAGAGATTAA
- a CDS encoding RDD family protein produces MEHLQISTTQNVDIEFQLASVGDRLLGHLIDGFIKLSYALILGVIIFNIVDTPDWWVSLLTLPIVFYNLLCDLFLNGQTFGKMIMKMRVVRLDVGELNFGACFIRWIFRLVDFHLTYGLGALLTIIINGKGKRIGDLAAGTAVLKIDAQGDLNDTVYVEVEQGYEPVYPEVIKLHEKDMQTIKEVLNLSQKNNSYNSIGAPHPLALKTKEVVIKKMNIETKQPAMEFLKTILKDYNYYHQ; encoded by the coding sequence ATGGAACATTTACAAATTTCAACCACTCAAAATGTTGATATAGAGTTTCAACTTGCCAGTGTGGGTGATCGCCTCCTCGGCCATCTAATCGATGGATTTATAAAACTTAGTTATGCCTTAATTCTAGGGGTAATTATATTCAATATAGTTGATACACCAGACTGGTGGGTTAGTCTTTTAACCTTACCCATTGTATTTTACAATCTGTTGTGCGACCTTTTTCTGAATGGTCAAACATTTGGTAAAATGATTATGAAGATGAGGGTAGTTAGACTTGATGTTGGAGAGCTTAATTTTGGAGCTTGCTTTATCCGATGGATATTCCGTTTGGTTGATTTTCATTTAACCTATGGCCTGGGAGCACTTTTAACAATCATCATTAATGGTAAAGGCAAACGAATAGGTGATTTGGCTGCCGGCACAGCGGTATTAAAAATTGATGCTCAGGGAGACCTTAATGACACTGTTTATGTTGAAGTAGAACAAGGTTATGAACCTGTGTACCCTGAAGTTATTAAATTACATGAAAAGGACATGCAAACCATAAAAGAGGTTTTAAATCTGTCACAAAAAAATAACTCATATAATAGTATTGGTGCACCTCATCCTTTAGCACTTAAAACAAAAGAAGTAGTTATTAAAAAAATGAATATAGAAACCAAACAACCTGCAATGGAGTTTTTAAAAACCATCTTAAAGGATTATAATTACTATCACCAATAA
- a CDS encoding stage II sporulation protein M: protein MKEVTFINRNKKRWEKFEAQLQKSSLVTPDELADQFIQLTDDLAYARTYYPNTRTLSYLNSLSQKTHQEIYRNKREKGSRIPSFFAFELPLILNYARPYFFLSLVVFIAAWALGAISAYVDHDFLRVIAGDQYVNMTLDNIEKGDPMAVYSQVGEMPMFIGITFNNVFVSFYVFVMGLLTPIGTIIQIFRNGIMVGAFQAFFYHKNLLGVSTYAIMIHGTLELSAIVLAGGAGIIMGKYLLFPGTYSRKDSFVYGVKKSIKIMIGLVPVFIVAGFLEGFVTRYYNSMETWMNILIIAISLTFIVWYFFLYPVKVHRRYLQQTDRNE from the coding sequence ATGAAAGAGGTAACATTTATTAACCGAAATAAAAAGCGTTGGGAGAAATTTGAAGCGCAATTACAAAAGTCTTCATTGGTTACTCCGGATGAGTTGGCTGATCAGTTTATTCAGCTAACAGATGATTTGGCATATGCACGAACCTATTATCCAAATACACGCACACTAAGTTACCTAAACAGCCTTTCTCAGAAAACACATCAGGAGATTTACCGGAATAAAAGAGAAAAAGGAAGCCGAATTCCTTCTTTCTTTGCGTTCGAACTTCCGTTGATTCTTAATTATGCACGGCCATATTTTTTTCTTTCATTAGTTGTATTTATAGCTGCCTGGGCACTGGGAGCAATATCGGCATATGTTGATCATGATTTTTTGAGAGTAATTGCAGGTGATCAATATGTGAATATGACACTGGATAACATTGAAAAAGGTGATCCGATGGCAGTTTATTCTCAGGTTGGCGAAATGCCTATGTTTATTGGTATTACATTTAATAATGTATTTGTATCGTTTTATGTTTTCGTCATGGGATTACTAACTCCCATCGGTACAATCATCCAGATATTCAGGAATGGTATTATGGTAGGTGCTTTTCAGGCATTTTTTTATCATAAAAACCTGTTAGGCGTTTCAACTTATGCAATTATGATTCATGGAACACTGGAATTATCAGCCATTGTGCTGGCAGGTGGTGCAGGCATAATAATGGGCAAATATTTGTTATTTCCGGGAACATATTCCCGTAAAGATTCTTTCGTTTATGGGGTGAAGAAGAGTATAAAAATAATGATAGGTTTGGTACCTGTTTTTATTGTGGCAGGTTTTCTGGAGGGTTTTGTAACCCGTTATTACAATAGTATGGAAACCTGGATGAATATTTTAATTATTGCCATTTCATTAACTTTTATTGTTTGGTATTTTTTCCTTTATCCGGTAAAAGTGCATAGACGATATTTACAACAAACAGATAGAAATGAATAA
- a CDS encoding DUF4129 domain-containing protein: MKIHFKYILVFVLLLSGFQLKAETDSLALNGSIEAWDNTAVDYRHPSQDTITYYKQHPDYNYIEKETTESLLDRFWRWLLSLFVNKGTTTLFGWAILVLSIFALLAIVIRLFGIPIKGLFVFARSTKVTDLTFTSVNGDLESENLEKILESFINSGAYREATRILFMMTLRQLNRNKLIKWSIWKTDREYYYELKDQDLKAEFLDIMRQYEYVWYGKFMPEVEYFRQLENRYHKLMHHIQSHKN, from the coding sequence TTGAAGATTCATTTTAAATATATATTAGTTTTTGTATTGTTACTTAGTGGTTTTCAGTTAAAAGCTGAGACCGACTCTTTGGCTCTTAATGGTAGCATTGAGGCATGGGATAATACTGCTGTTGATTACCGGCATCCGTCTCAGGATACCATTACTTACTATAAGCAGCACCCCGATTATAATTATATTGAAAAGGAAACTACTGAAAGTTTACTGGATCGGTTTTGGAGGTGGCTTTTATCACTTTTTGTAAATAAAGGAACTACAACATTATTTGGTTGGGCGATATTGGTCTTGTCTATCTTTGCATTACTGGCAATAGTTATCCGCTTATTTGGTATCCCTATTAAAGGATTATTTGTGTTTGCCCGTTCTACCAAGGTAACTGATTTAACATTCACATCGGTTAACGGAGATCTTGAAAGTGAAAACCTGGAAAAGATTCTTGAAAGCTTCATTAATAGTGGTGCTTATAGAGAAGCTACCCGAATTCTTTTTATGATGACTTTGCGACAGCTTAATCGCAATAAGCTGATTAAATGGAGTATCTGGAAAACAGACCGTGAATATTATTACGAATTAAAGGATCAGGATCTTAAAGCTGAATTTCTGGACATTATGCGTCAGTACGAATATGTCTGGTATGGCAAATTTATGCCCGAAGTAGAATATTTCCGTCAGCTTGAAAATAGATATCATAAACTAATGCATCATATTCAATCACATAAAAATTAG